A part of Dermacentor variabilis isolate Ectoservices chromosome 10, ASM5094787v1, whole genome shotgun sequence genomic DNA contains:
- the LOC142560803 gene encoding PHD finger protein 23-like isoform X2 has translation MEGDVNGTKTLVFRSECFTSSTADGEPPRKRQRTSEDFISFCKFILEYENYESIKQEELQEKDAASPSDSSADSVDSVKQEDSEQGGGTLSEVTTLADDDSHDLITCFCLKPFAGRPMIECSECLTWIHLSCAKIRRNNIPDEFTCQRCREAKHTTRRSQRIRAGGTTPPQRRRPST, from the exons ATGGAAGGAGACGTGAATG GCACCAAGACACTTGTATTCAGGAGCGAGTGCTTCACTTCGTCGACG GCCGATGGCGAGCCTCCGCGAAAGCGCCAGCGGACTTCCGAGGACTTCATCTCGTTCTGCAAGTTCATCCTCGAGTACGAGAACTACGAGAGCATCAAGCAGGAGGAACTGCAAGAAAAGGACGCGGCCAGCCCTTCCGACAGCTCGGCAGACAGCGTCGACAGCGTCAAGCAAGAAGACAGCGAGCAAG GAGGGGGCACCTTGTCCGAGGTTACCACGCTCGCGGACGACGACTCTCACGACCTGATCACCTGCTTCTGCCTGAAGCCATTTGCCGGGCGGCCCATGATTGAGTGCTCCGAGTGCCTCACCTGGATCCACCTGTCGTGCGCCAAGATTCGGCGCAACAACATTCCCGATGAGTTCACCTGTCAGCGCTGTCGTGAGGCCAAGCACACGACGAGGCGTTCGCAGCGGATACGTGCGGGCGGCACGACGCCGCCCCAGCGGCGAAGGCCCTCGACGTGA
- the LOC142560803 gene encoding PHD finger protein 23A-like isoform X1, whose product MEGDVNGTKTLVFRSECFTSSTADGEPPRKRQRTSEDFISFCKFILEYENYESIKQEELQEKDAASPSDSSADSVDSVKQEDSEQVGKTLGCPAAPPERATVQPAMSHVLLMQSDGLRGGTLSEVTTLADDDSHDLITCFCLKPFAGRPMIECSECLTWIHLSCAKIRRNNIPDEFTCQRCREAKHTTRRSQRIRAGGTTPPQRRRPST is encoded by the exons ATGGAAGGAGACGTGAATG GCACCAAGACACTTGTATTCAGGAGCGAGTGCTTCACTTCGTCGACG GCCGATGGCGAGCCTCCGCGAAAGCGCCAGCGGACTTCCGAGGACTTCATCTCGTTCTGCAAGTTCATCCTCGAGTACGAGAACTACGAGAGCATCAAGCAGGAGGAACTGCAAGAAAAGGACGCGGCCAGCCCTTCCGACAGCTCGGCAGACAGCGTCGACAGCGTCAAGCAAGAAGACAGCGAGCAAG TTGGCAAAACCTTGGGCTGCCCTGCCGCTCCGCCCGAACGTGCCACTGTGCAGCCCGCAATGAGCCACGTGCTCTTAATGCAGTCCGACGGCTTGC GAGGGGGCACCTTGTCCGAGGTTACCACGCTCGCGGACGACGACTCTCACGACCTGATCACCTGCTTCTGCCTGAAGCCATTTGCCGGGCGGCCCATGATTGAGTGCTCCGAGTGCCTCACCTGGATCCACCTGTCGTGCGCCAAGATTCGGCGCAACAACATTCCCGATGAGTTCACCTGTCAGCGCTGTCGTGAGGCCAAGCACACGACGAGGCGTTCGCAGCGGATACGTGCGGGCGGCACGACGCCGCCCCAGCGGCGAAGGCCCTCGACGTGA